A single genomic interval of Nonomuraea rubra harbors:
- a CDS encoding RNA polymerase sigma factor has product MRLKRGKLATDPVAFEAFYRRHIDAVTRFLSRRVDDPHTVADLAADVFLAVLGSAHTYRPGKGSEIAWLYGVARNTLSSERRRALRESQLTHRVSGRRPLDGDDVSRLEEQIDAERPARAAFEAMAGLPDGERAVLELVVLEQLTPSEAAAALGIRPGTAMVRLHRARKALRDLPFVMEGIPR; this is encoded by the coding sequence GTGCGTCTCAAACGGGGGAAGCTCGCCACCGACCCCGTGGCGTTCGAAGCCTTCTACCGGCGGCACATCGACGCTGTCACGCGGTTCCTGTCACGCCGGGTCGACGACCCGCACACGGTCGCCGATCTGGCGGCCGACGTGTTCCTCGCGGTGCTCGGCTCGGCGCACACGTACCGCCCGGGCAAGGGCAGCGAGATCGCGTGGCTGTACGGAGTCGCGCGCAACACGCTGTCGTCCGAGCGGCGGCGGGCGCTGCGGGAGTCCCAGCTCACGCATCGCGTGAGCGGGCGGCGTCCGCTCGACGGCGACGACGTGTCCCGGCTGGAGGAGCAGATAGACGCGGAACGGCCCGCCAGGGCGGCCTTCGAGGCCATGGCCGGGTTACCCGACGGGGAGCGCGCCGTCCTGGAACTGGTGGTCCTGGAGCAGCTCACGCCGTCGGAGGCGGCGGCAGCGCTGGGAATCCGGCCGGGGACCGCCATGGTGCGGCTGCACCGCGCCCGCAAGGCACTTCGCGACCTGCCCTTCGTCATGGAAGGAATCCCACGATGA
- a CDS encoding MFS transporter yields MKKSLLVPAMLMVSVFVVGTSEYLIAGLLPQVAADLGVSVSTAGQAVTAYALGVVIGGPLVTVATVRLPRKGLALGLMLLFAAGNAVCAAAGSYEVLIVGRVVASLSHAAFLTLALMVATRVVEPQRVGTAIAAVGSGFSVATLLGVPLGVLLGEDAGWRTPFAVLAVLALAMTGLLAAVLPRQEAPATSVRDEIATVMGRRVLVVIATTAVGLAATSTVFTYLAPTLTEITGFGPAAVSTLLLVYGAGSLAGGLVAGRLADRSLGTTVRGTFAGLSVVLAVFPFAVPWAGSAVVAVLVFGLLTSATTPVLQSLVLRHAGRAPTLAVSVNVCAFNIGIAAGSALGGGLVAVDGLRWLGLAAAALSLAALAVSYAAIPRREPLTSSPA; encoded by the coding sequence ATGAAGAAGAGTCTGCTGGTGCCGGCCATGCTGATGGTGAGCGTGTTCGTGGTCGGCACGTCCGAGTATCTGATCGCGGGGCTGCTGCCTCAGGTGGCCGCCGACCTGGGCGTTTCCGTTTCGACTGCGGGGCAGGCCGTGACGGCGTACGCGCTGGGGGTGGTGATCGGCGGGCCGTTGGTGACGGTCGCGACCGTGCGGCTGCCACGCAAGGGGCTGGCGCTGGGGTTGATGCTGCTGTTCGCCGCCGGGAACGCGGTGTGCGCGGCGGCGGGGTCGTACGAGGTGCTGATCGTCGGGCGGGTGGTCGCCTCGCTGAGCCACGCGGCCTTCCTGACCCTGGCGTTGATGGTGGCGACGCGGGTCGTCGAGCCGCAGCGGGTCGGGACGGCGATCGCCGCCGTGGGGTCCGGGTTCTCGGTGGCCACGCTGCTGGGCGTGCCTCTGGGGGTGCTGCTGGGGGAGGACGCGGGGTGGCGGACGCCGTTCGCCGTGCTGGCGGTGCTGGCGCTGGCCATGACCGGGTTGCTGGCCGCCGTGCTGCCCCGGCAGGAGGCGCCCGCCACGAGCGTGCGGGACGAGATCGCCACGGTGATGGGGCGGAGGGTGCTGGTGGTGATCGCGACGACGGCGGTCGGGCTGGCGGCGACCTCGACCGTGTTCACCTACCTGGCGCCGACGCTGACCGAGATCACCGGGTTCGGGCCGGCGGCGGTGTCGACGCTGCTGCTGGTGTACGGGGCCGGGAGCCTGGCCGGAGGGCTGGTGGCGGGGCGGCTGGCGGACCGGTCGCTGGGGACCACCGTGCGCGGCACGTTCGCCGGGCTGAGCGTGGTGCTGGCCGTCTTCCCGTTCGCGGTGCCGTGGGCGGGGTCCGCCGTCGTGGCGGTGCTGGTGTTCGGGCTGCTGACCTCGGCCACGACGCCGGTGCTGCAGAGCCTGGTGCTGCGGCACGCCGGGCGGGCGCCCACGCTGGCGGTGTCGGTGAACGTGTGCGCGTTCAACATCGGCATCGCGGCCGGGTCGGCGCTCGGCGGCGGGCTGGTGGCGGTGGACGGGCTGCGGTGGCTCGGACTCGCGGCCGCCGCGCTGAGCCTGGCCGCCCTGGCCGTCAGCTACGCGGCCATCCCGCGCCGGGAACCTCTGACGAGTTCCCCGGCCTGA
- a CDS encoding MerR family transcriptional regulator — translation MRIGELVRRTGVSERLLRYYEEQGLLHPSRLPSGYREYTEAHVETVRRIRCLLAAGLSTSTIATVLPCLEARGERLAPTCPDVVGRLRRERERIDQAMRDLSESRQALDLVISAARV, via the coding sequence ATGCGGATCGGCGAGCTCGTCCGGCGCACCGGCGTGAGCGAGCGGCTGCTGCGCTACTACGAGGAGCAGGGCCTGCTGCATCCGTCACGGCTGCCCAGCGGGTACCGCGAGTACACCGAGGCGCACGTGGAGACCGTGCGGCGCATCCGCTGCCTGCTCGCGGCCGGCCTGAGCACCTCGACCATCGCGACCGTGCTGCCGTGCCTGGAGGCGCGGGGGGAGCGGCTGGCGCCTACATGTCCGGACGTGGTGGGGCGGCTCCGCAGGGAACGCGAACGCATCGACCAGGCGATGCGCGATCTGAGCGAGTCGAGGCAGGCCCTGGACCTGGTCATCTCGGCAGCACGGGTGTGA
- a CDS encoding VOC family protein, giving the protein MSRFSILNVTFDCSDAEAMARFWSEVTGWPWTKVEMPGNPFWWVGADDDTFPHLVFVNVPEPRRTKNRVHLDLLPHGEPQDREVARLESLGARVVDDRRGVSPGGWVVMADLEGNEFCVEDGD; this is encoded by the coding sequence GTGAGCAGGTTCTCGATCTTGAATGTGACGTTCGACTGCTCCGACGCCGAAGCCATGGCGCGCTTCTGGAGCGAGGTCACCGGCTGGCCCTGGACCAAGGTGGAGATGCCCGGCAACCCCTTCTGGTGGGTGGGCGCCGATGATGACACCTTCCCTCACCTCGTCTTCGTCAACGTCCCAGAGCCCAGGCGCACCAAGAATCGCGTTCATCTCGATCTCCTGCCACATGGCGAACCTCAAGACCGGGAAGTTGCCCGGCTGGAATCGCTGGGTGCTCGCGTCGTGGACGATCGCAGGGGTGTCAGCCCAGGCGGATGGGTCGTGATGGCCGATCTTGAGGGCAATGAGTTCTGCGTCGAGGACGGCGACTAG
- a CDS encoding acetyl-CoA C-acetyltransferase, with protein sequence MAEAYIVGAVRTPVGKKKGGLSTVHPTDLAAHTLRALIDRTGVDPEAVEDVIMGCVMQFGPQSMDIARNAWLSAGLPETTAGVTIDRQCGSSQQSIHFAAQGVLSGTQDLVVAAGVESMSIVPMGSSITAALEKGMPFPFGEKWVERYGKQEISQFRGAELMCEKWGYTREVLEQFAFESHQRAAKAIANGYFKDQIAPINGVEDDEGPRADTTLEKMAGLKTLKEGGQITAATSSQISDGSGAVLIASEQAVRDHGLTPRARIHQLALMGDDPVYMLTAPIPATQRALKKAGMSIGDIDVVEINEAFAPVPLAWMHELDADPARVNPNGGAIALGHPLGGTGSILMTKLLHELERTGGRYGLQTMCEGGGQANVTIIERL encoded by the coding sequence GTGGCAGAGGCGTACATCGTCGGGGCGGTCCGCACCCCGGTCGGCAAGAAGAAGGGCGGCCTTTCCACCGTCCACCCCACTGACCTGGCCGCTCACACGCTGAGGGCGCTGATCGACCGCACCGGCGTCGACCCCGAGGCGGTCGAGGACGTCATCATGGGGTGCGTCATGCAGTTCGGCCCCCAGAGCATGGACATCGCGAGAAATGCCTGGTTGTCGGCCGGTCTGCCCGAGACCACGGCCGGCGTCACGATCGACCGGCAGTGCGGCTCCTCGCAGCAGTCGATCCACTTCGCGGCCCAGGGTGTCCTGTCCGGCACCCAGGACCTGGTGGTCGCCGCCGGGGTCGAGTCGATGAGCATCGTGCCCATGGGCTCCTCGATCACGGCCGCCCTGGAGAAGGGCATGCCGTTCCCGTTCGGCGAGAAGTGGGTGGAGCGGTACGGCAAGCAGGAGATCTCGCAGTTCCGCGGCGCGGAGCTGATGTGCGAGAAGTGGGGCTACACGCGGGAGGTGCTGGAGCAGTTCGCGTTCGAGTCCCACCAGCGCGCCGCCAAGGCCATCGCGAACGGCTACTTCAAGGACCAGATCGCCCCCATCAACGGGGTCGAGGACGACGAGGGCCCCCGCGCCGACACGACGCTGGAGAAGATGGCCGGCCTGAAGACCCTGAAGGAGGGCGGCCAGATCACCGCCGCCACCTCCTCGCAGATCTCCGACGGCTCCGGCGCCGTGCTGATCGCCTCGGAGCAGGCCGTACGCGACCACGGTCTGACCCCGCGGGCCCGCATCCACCAGCTCGCGCTCATGGGCGACGACCCGGTCTACATGCTGACCGCGCCGATCCCCGCCACGCAGCGGGCGCTGAAGAAGGCCGGCATGTCGATCGGCGACATCGACGTGGTCGAGATCAACGAGGCGTTCGCGCCGGTGCCGCTGGCCTGGATGCACGAGCTCGACGCCGACCCGGCCAGGGTCAACCCGAATGGCGGCGCCATCGCCCTCGGCCACCCGCTGGGAGGCACGGGCTCGATCCTGATGACCAAGCTCCTGCACGAGCTGGAGCGCACCGGCGGCCGGTACGGCCTGCAGACGATGTGCGAGGGCGGCGGCCAGGCCAACGTCACCATCATCGAACGGCTGTAG
- a CDS encoding class F sortase, which yields MSGYYSYGGGQTPTPPPSQDKGSTALRAVLITAAIAGVVTVVAGLLIVLKSPAEYGLQSNRDALDLQAQPKQTAQPEQAWFQAPANVPPPLPQITPAPPMLPSTPIRLVIKRLGINAPIQSVGLKRDGTIQVPPSENHNLVGWYRNMSTPGEVGPAVLLGHKDTRTRAAVFARLPELKNGDTIEVKRQDKTTAVFTVGGVEQADKQTFPTQRVYGEQQNAQLHLITCGGTYDRSTGHYTDNVIVYATMTSSYRS from the coding sequence ATGTCGGGCTACTATTCGTACGGCGGCGGCCAGACCCCCACCCCTCCGCCATCCCAGGACAAGGGCAGCACCGCTCTCAGAGCGGTCCTGATCACGGCCGCGATCGCCGGTGTGGTGACGGTCGTGGCCGGGCTGCTGATCGTCCTCAAGTCCCCCGCGGAGTACGGCCTCCAGAGCAACAGGGACGCCCTGGACCTCCAGGCCCAGCCGAAGCAGACCGCCCAGCCGGAGCAGGCCTGGTTCCAGGCCCCGGCGAACGTGCCGCCCCCGCTGCCGCAGATCACCCCGGCCCCCCCGATGCTGCCCTCCACCCCGATCAGGCTGGTGATCAAGCGCCTCGGGATCAACGCCCCGATCCAGTCGGTCGGCCTGAAGAGGGACGGCACGATCCAGGTCCCCCCGTCGGAGAACCACAACCTGGTCGGCTGGTACCGGAACATGTCCACCCCGGGCGAGGTGGGCCCCGCCGTGCTGCTCGGGCACAAGGACACCCGGACCCGCGCCGCCGTCTTCGCCCGCTTGCCGGAGCTCAAGAACGGCGACACCATCGAGGTCAAGCGCCAGGACAAGACGACCGCGGTGTTCACCGTCGGAGGGGTGGAGCAGGCGGACAAGCAGACCTTCCCGACCCAGCGCGTGTACGGGGAGCAGCAGAACGCCCAACTGCACCTCATCACCTGCGGTGGCACCTACGATCGGTCCACCGGGCACTACACGGACAACGTCATCGTGTACGCCACGATGACGAGCTCTTACAGAAGCTGA
- a CDS encoding class F sortase, which translates to MAEEKMAEQEKSPMQRALPGLLIAGSLGGIGLVMVSLLSLAPPVDDGSGSGQPLAAPQGAPSTLEMSNAGAFILPPTVGPGGKNVPLTPARLDAPPPLAAVPVVPAIPKAKPKVGKAAPKPTRIKIPKIKVNAPIGSVSVNKKGVLGTPPLSKPNQTGWYKGSPVPGEIGPAIINGHVSTRSGPAVFDRLRELAKGDQIYVYRSDGKVTRFTVSGIEQASKNSFPTKRVYGNTSNSQIRLITCGGVYNRTTHHYTDNIVVYATLSKKKG; encoded by the coding sequence ATGGCCGAGGAGAAGATGGCCGAGCAGGAGAAGTCGCCGATGCAGCGGGCGCTGCCCGGGCTGCTCATCGCCGGCTCGCTCGGCGGCATCGGCCTGGTCATGGTCAGCCTGCTCTCGCTGGCGCCCCCGGTGGACGACGGCTCGGGCTCGGGACAGCCGCTCGCCGCGCCCCAGGGCGCGCCGTCCACGCTGGAGATGTCGAACGCGGGCGCGTTCATCCTCCCGCCGACGGTCGGCCCGGGCGGCAAGAACGTCCCCCTGACCCCGGCCCGCCTCGACGCCCCGCCCCCGCTGGCGGCCGTTCCGGTCGTGCCGGCGATCCCCAAGGCCAAGCCCAAGGTCGGCAAGGCCGCGCCCAAGCCGACCCGCATCAAGATCCCCAAGATCAAGGTGAACGCGCCGATCGGCTCGGTCTCGGTGAACAAGAAGGGCGTGCTCGGCACGCCCCCGCTCAGCAAGCCCAACCAGACGGGCTGGTACAAGGGGTCACCGGTGCCCGGGGAGATCGGCCCGGCGATCATCAACGGTCACGTCAGCACCCGCTCGGGGCCCGCTGTGTTCGATCGGCTGCGGGAGCTGGCCAAGGGCGACCAGATCTACGTGTATCGGTCGGACGGGAAGGTCACCCGGTTCACGGTGAGCGGGATCGAGCAGGCGAGCAAGAACTCGTTCCCGACCAAGCGGGTGTACGGCAACACCAGCAACTCCCAGATCAGGCTTATCACTTGCGGTGGGGTCTATAACCGGACTACTCACCACTACACAGACAACATCGTCGTTTACGCAACGTTGTCGAAGAAGAAGGGTTGA
- a CDS encoding acyl-CoA dehydrogenase family protein, whose protein sequence is MQRDLFDDEHLLFQETVRDFMSREVVPHHPQWEKDGIVPREVWKKAGELGMFGFSVPEEYGGAGVKDFRFNAVIVEEIMRNGATGLGFSLHNDVMAPYVVDLTDDEQKQRWLPGFASGELITAIAMSEPGAGSDLQGIRTTAIREGDHYVVNGQKTFITNGINADLVVVVAKTDPEAGARGTTLVVVERGMDGFARGRNLDKVGMKAQDTAELFFDNVRVPAANRLGPKDGEGFFQLMHNLPQERLSIAVAAVAAAEAVLEQTVEYCKTRQAFGRNLGSFQNTRFVLAELATETDIARHYVDKCILALNAGRLTAVDAAKAKWWTTELQTKVIDRCLQLHGGYGYMTEYPVAKAWMDSRVQTIYGGTTEIMKEIIGRSFGF, encoded by the coding sequence ATGCAGCGAGACCTCTTCGACGACGAGCACCTCCTCTTCCAGGAGACCGTGCGCGACTTCATGTCCCGCGAGGTCGTCCCCCACCACCCCCAATGGGAGAAGGACGGGATCGTCCCGCGTGAGGTCTGGAAGAAGGCCGGCGAGCTGGGCATGTTCGGTTTCTCGGTGCCGGAGGAGTACGGCGGCGCGGGCGTCAAGGACTTCCGGTTCAACGCCGTGATCGTCGAGGAGATCATGCGGAACGGTGCCACCGGCCTCGGCTTCTCGCTGCACAACGACGTCATGGCCCCGTACGTCGTGGATCTCACCGACGACGAGCAGAAGCAGCGCTGGCTGCCCGGCTTCGCGTCCGGTGAGCTGATCACGGCGATCGCCATGAGCGAGCCCGGCGCCGGCAGCGACCTGCAGGGCATCAGGACCACCGCGATCCGCGAAGGCGACCACTACGTCGTCAACGGCCAGAAGACCTTCATCACGAACGGCATCAACGCCGACCTCGTGGTCGTCGTGGCCAAGACCGACCCGGAGGCGGGCGCCAGGGGCACCACGCTGGTCGTGGTAGAGCGGGGCATGGACGGCTTCGCCCGCGGGCGGAACCTGGACAAGGTCGGCATGAAGGCCCAGGACACGGCCGAGCTGTTCTTCGACAACGTACGCGTGCCCGCCGCCAACCGCCTCGGCCCCAAGGACGGCGAGGGCTTCTTCCAGCTCATGCACAACCTGCCGCAGGAACGCCTGTCGATCGCCGTGGCGGCGGTCGCCGCGGCCGAGGCGGTGCTGGAGCAGACCGTCGAGTACTGCAAGACCCGCCAGGCGTTCGGCCGCAACCTCGGGTCGTTCCAGAACACCCGCTTCGTGCTGGCGGAGCTGGCCACCGAGACGGACATCGCCCGCCACTACGTCGACAAATGCATCCTTGCCCTCAACGCCGGCCGGCTCACGGCCGTGGACGCGGCCAAGGCGAAGTGGTGGACGACCGAGCTGCAGACCAAGGTCATCGACCGCTGCCTGCAGCTCCACGGCGGGTACGGGTACATGACCGAGTACCCGGTGGCCAAGGCGTGGATGGACAGCCGCGTCCAGACGATCTACGGCGGCACCACCGAGATCATGAAGGAGATCATCGGCAGGTCGTTCGGTTTCTGA
- a CDS encoding TetR/AcrR family transcriptional regulator: MGNQGRSGSARDRLLLAAAELLDSSGDRTLSTRAVCERAGVQAPTLYHHFGSKQGLIDAVLDHGFTQYVQPPQASSDPVDDLRQGWDRHVRFGLDHPTFYALLYGQIEPGKPCAITAPAHAMLRDLLTVAARRGLLRVPPGDAADQILAANIGVTLSLITRPDADRDLGLSDRVREAALAAVLHPGAVRPADAVTRAGAALTLRALVDQDPTELTAGEYALLRELLDRLAESRSRPDPA, translated from the coding sequence ATGGGTAACCAAGGACGGAGTGGCAGCGCCCGCGATCGGCTCCTGCTGGCCGCCGCCGAGCTGCTGGACAGCTCAGGGGATCGCACGCTGTCGACGCGTGCCGTCTGCGAGCGCGCGGGGGTCCAGGCGCCCACGCTCTATCACCACTTCGGGAGCAAGCAGGGCTTGATCGACGCCGTGCTCGACCACGGGTTCACCCAGTACGTCCAGCCGCCGCAGGCTTCCAGCGATCCGGTGGACGACCTCCGCCAGGGCTGGGACCGGCACGTACGGTTCGGGCTGGACCATCCCACCTTCTACGCGCTGCTGTACGGCCAGATCGAGCCCGGCAAGCCCTGCGCCATCACGGCCCCCGCACACGCCATGCTGCGTGACCTGCTGACCGTGGCCGCCCGTCGGGGGCTGCTGAGAGTCCCGCCCGGCGACGCGGCCGACCAGATCCTGGCCGCGAACATCGGCGTCACCCTGAGCCTGATCACCCGGCCTGACGCCGATCGCGACCTGGGGTTGTCCGACCGCGTCCGCGAAGCGGCACTGGCCGCCGTCCTCCACCCGGGCGCGGTCCGGCCGGCTGACGCGGTGACGCGGGCCGGAGCGGCACTGACGCTGCGCGCGCTGGTGGACCAGGACCCCACGGAGCTGACGGCCGGAGAGTACGCCCTGCTTCGCGAACTGCTGGACCGGCTCGCCGAATCCCGATCCCGCCCGGATCCGGCCTGA
- a CDS encoding nuclear transport factor 2 family protein, with protein MNLDLPGVVARYFEADRRRDPDAVIAQFTDDAAVTDEGQTRRGAAEILAWLRGPASQYQYTITLLGAETTGADTVLVTGRLEGNFPGGTADLKWRFTLAGDRIRQLEIAP; from the coding sequence ATGAACCTCGACCTTCCCGGCGTTGTCGCCCGATACTTCGAGGCCGACCGCCGCCGCGACCCGGACGCCGTCATCGCCCAGTTCACCGATGACGCCGCGGTCACCGACGAAGGCCAGACCCGGCGCGGGGCCGCGGAGATCCTGGCCTGGCTTCGAGGCCCCGCGTCGCAGTACCAGTACACGATCACGCTGCTCGGCGCCGAGACCACCGGCGCGGACACCGTGCTGGTCACCGGCCGCCTGGAGGGCAACTTCCCGGGCGGGACCGCGGACCTGAAATGGCGCTTCACCCTCGCCGGCGACCGGATCCGGCAGCTGGAGATCGCGCCATGA
- a CDS encoding SDR family NAD(P)-dependent oxidoreductase has product MKTWYITGGTPGGFGMAYANAALEAGDRVVLTTRRPAELSDWAARHPERALVLPVDVTDTRQVQESVAEAESRFGGIDVLVNNAGRGWYGSVEGMSDADVRRTFELNFFSVLAVTRAVLPGMRRRGGGSIINMSSVAGLVGVPGFGIYTAAKFAIEGLTEVLRQEVEPFGIRVLAVEPGAFRTRAYSGFADEPIDEHLTDYQPMLAAVRAAMIEQDGRQPGDPDRGARAVVAAIDQDVLPKRLVLGGAGYDAVAGHLDAMIAELRGQEAIARGADFPRSTGAAVRTGGDVPAG; this is encoded by the coding sequence ATGAAGACCTGGTACATCACGGGTGGCACCCCCGGTGGTTTCGGCATGGCGTACGCGAACGCCGCGCTGGAGGCCGGCGACCGCGTCGTGCTGACCACGCGCCGGCCGGCGGAACTGAGCGACTGGGCCGCCCGGCATCCGGAACGGGCGCTCGTCCTGCCCGTGGACGTCACCGACACCCGGCAGGTCCAGGAGAGCGTGGCCGAGGCCGAGAGCCGCTTCGGCGGCATCGACGTCCTGGTCAACAACGCCGGCCGCGGATGGTACGGCTCGGTCGAGGGCATGAGTGACGCCGACGTACGCAGGACGTTCGAGCTGAACTTCTTCTCGGTTCTCGCGGTCACCCGGGCCGTGCTGCCCGGCATGCGCAGGCGCGGGGGCGGCTCGATCATCAACATGTCCTCGGTCGCCGGCCTGGTCGGAGTGCCCGGCTTCGGCATCTACACCGCCGCCAAGTTCGCGATCGAGGGGTTGACGGAGGTGCTGCGCCAGGAGGTGGAGCCGTTCGGGATCAGGGTGCTCGCGGTGGAGCCCGGCGCGTTCCGCACGCGGGCCTACAGCGGGTTCGCCGACGAGCCGATCGACGAGCACCTCACGGACTACCAGCCGATGCTCGCGGCGGTGCGCGCCGCCATGATCGAGCAGGACGGCAGGCAGCCCGGCGATCCCGATCGTGGCGCCCGGGCCGTCGTCGCCGCGATCGACCAGGACGTCCTTCCCAAGCGGCTCGTCCTCGGCGGCGCGGGGTACGACGCCGTGGCCGGCCACCTGGACGCCATGATCGCCGAACTTCGTGGCCAGGAGGCCATCGCCCGCGGTGCGGACTTCCCCCGGAGCACCGGAGCGGCGGTGCGCACCGGCGGTGATGTTCCCGCAGGGTGA
- a CDS encoding GNAT family N-acetyltransferase, translating into MLKGSKVGLRARHEDDIPVLQAELYDDVVTHSRAQASPWRPITPGSQESLVQVDDKAQGYVAFSVVELDGGALVGTATLWGIDTHNRMAHIGLGLRPSARGKGYGTDVVAVMCHYGFVVRGLHRLQIETLADNTAMLRSAERNGFVREGVLRSSAWVMGEWLDEVLLGLLAQDYKPEPQG; encoded by the coding sequence ATGCTGAAGGGCAGTAAGGTCGGGCTCAGGGCCCGGCACGAGGACGACATCCCGGTCCTGCAGGCCGAGCTCTACGACGACGTGGTCACCCACTCGCGTGCCCAGGCCAGCCCGTGGCGCCCGATCACGCCCGGCTCCCAGGAGTCGCTGGTCCAGGTGGACGACAAGGCGCAGGGGTACGTCGCGTTCTCCGTGGTGGAGCTGGACGGCGGCGCGCTGGTCGGCACCGCGACGTTGTGGGGCATCGACACGCACAACCGGATGGCGCACATCGGGCTGGGGTTGCGGCCGTCCGCCCGCGGCAAGGGTTACGGCACCGACGTGGTGGCGGTGATGTGCCACTACGGGTTCGTGGTGCGCGGGCTGCACCGGCTGCAGATCGAGACGCTGGCGGACAACACCGCGATGTTGCGTTCCGCCGAGCGGAACGGGTTCGTGCGCGAGGGCGTGTTGCGCTCCTCGGCGTGGGTGATGGGCGAGTGGCTGGACGAGGTGCTGCTCGGGCTCCTCGCCCAGGACTACAAGCCGGAGCCGCAGGGCTAG
- a CDS encoding MerR family transcriptional regulator, translated as MRIGELSRRTGVNAHQLRYYEAQGLLEAERGANGYREYDEGAVLRVKQIRHLLGAGLSSEDIAYLLPCAVGEAPELYGCPELLAAMRSRLRRLDDQMVRLAQSRSALADYIDAAERTGRDTYPPFDHADLEPVPG; from the coding sequence ATGCGAATCGGGGAACTGAGCCGCCGGACGGGCGTCAACGCCCACCAGTTGCGTTACTACGAAGCCCAGGGCCTGCTGGAGGCAGAGCGCGGGGCGAACGGTTACCGCGAGTACGACGAGGGCGCGGTGCTGCGGGTGAAGCAGATCCGGCACCTGCTCGGGGCCGGCCTATCGTCGGAGGACATCGCGTACCTGCTGCCCTGCGCGGTCGGGGAGGCCCCTGAGCTGTACGGATGTCCCGAGCTGCTGGCCGCGATGCGATCACGGCTGCGGCGGCTCGACGACCAGATGGTCCGCCTCGCCCAATCCCGCAGCGCGCTGGCCGACTACATCGACGCGGCCGAGCGGACGGGCCGCGACACCTACCCGCCCTTCGACCACGCGGACCTGGAGCCCGTCCCCGGCTGA
- a CDS encoding NAD(P)-dependent oxidoreductase — MNDRTATPVTIIGLGLMGQALAGAFLKAGHPTTVWNRTAAKAEQLVAGGARLAPTVGDALQASPLTIVCVTDYGAVHELISENDLEGTTLINLTSGTSAQAREAAERGARYLDGAIMAIPPAIGTAEAVILLSGPHADFAEHEQALGVLGTVTYLGADPGLASLYDAAGLAMMWSVLNAWLQGTALLRTAGVDAATFAPFAREIATGVAGWLPGYAEQVDRGAFPAEVSALETDARAMAHLVEESEAAGVNAELPRLIKTLADRAIAAGHGGEQYPVLIEEFVTSRDG; from the coding sequence ATGAACGACAGAACCGCTACACCTGTGACAATCATCGGGCTCGGACTGATGGGACAGGCACTCGCCGGCGCGTTCCTGAAGGCCGGGCACCCCACGACCGTGTGGAACCGTACGGCGGCCAAGGCCGAGCAGCTGGTGGCAGGGGGCGCGCGGCTGGCACCTACGGTCGGCGACGCGCTCCAGGCGAGTCCCCTGACGATCGTCTGCGTCACCGACTACGGCGCCGTGCACGAGCTGATCAGCGAGAACGACCTGGAGGGCACGACGCTGATCAACCTGACCTCGGGCACCTCGGCCCAGGCCAGGGAGGCCGCCGAGCGCGGCGCCCGCTACCTGGACGGCGCCATCATGGCCATCCCGCCGGCGATCGGGACCGCCGAGGCGGTGATCCTGCTCAGCGGGCCGCACGCGGACTTCGCGGAGCACGAGCAGGCGCTCGGCGTGCTCGGCACTGTCACCTACCTCGGCGCGGACCCGGGACTGGCCTCCCTGTACGACGCGGCCGGGCTGGCCATGATGTGGAGCGTCCTGAACGCCTGGCTGCAGGGCACCGCACTGCTCAGGACGGCCGGGGTGGACGCGGCGACCTTCGCGCCGTTCGCCCGGGAGATCGCCACCGGGGTGGCCGGCTGGCTGCCGGGCTATGCCGAGCAGGTCGACAGGGGCGCCTTCCCCGCTGAGGTGTCGGCCCTGGAGACGGACGCGCGGGCGATGGCGCACCTGGTCGAGGAGAGCGAGGCGGCCGGGGTCAACGCCGAGCTGCCGAGGCTGATCAAGACGCTGGCCGACCGCGCGATCGCGGCGGGGCACGGCGGGGAGCAGTATCCCGTCCTGATCGAGGAGTTCGTCACCTCCCGCGACGGCTGA